TCAAGATCGACGGTGTCCTGCACGAGTTCACCACGATCCCCGGGGTCAAGGAGGACGTGGTCGAGCTCGTCATGAACATCAAGGAGCTGTGCGTCAGCTCCGAGCACGACGAGCCGGTCAGCATGTACCTGCGCAAGCAGGGCCCGGGCGACGTGACCGCCGGTGACATCCAGCCCCCGGCCGGTGTCTCGGTGCACAACCCGGACCTGAAGCTCGCCACCCTCAACGGCAAGGGCCGGCTCGACATGGAGCTGACCGTCGAGCGGGGTCGGGGCTACGTCACGGCGGCGCAGAACAAGCAGGCGGGCGCCGAGATCGGCCGGATCCCGGTCGACTCGATCTACTCGCCGGTGCTCAAGGTGACGTACCGCGTCGAGGCGACCCGGGTCGAGCAGCGGACCGACTTCGACCGGCTGATCATCGACGTCGAGACCAAGCCGTCGATGGGTCCGCGTACCGCGCTGGCCTCCGCCGGCTCGACGCTCGTGGAGCTGTTCGGCCTCGCCCGCGAGCTGGACGAGACCGCCGAGGGCATCGACATCGGGCCGTCCCCGCAGGACGCCCAGCTGGCGGCGGACCTGGCTCTGCCGATCGAGGAGCTGGACCTGACCGTCCGCTCCTACAACTGCCTCAAGCGCGAGGGCATCAACTCCGTCGGTGAGCTGATCGGGCGCACCGAGGCCGACCTTCTCGACATCCGCAACTTCGGTCAGAAGTCGATCGACGAGGTCAAGATGAAGCTCGCCGGGATGGGCCTGGGGCTGAAGGACTCGGCTCCGAACTTCGACCCGGCGCACGTCGTGGACGCCTTCGGCGAGGCCGACTACGACACCGACGACTACCGCGAGACCGAGCAGCTCTAGTCCGCGCTGCCGCCACACCTGAGGAGCACCAAGCATGCCCACGCCCACCAAGGGCCCCCGCCTCGGCGGCAGCCCCGCGCACGAGCGGCTGATGCTGGCCAACCTGGCCACCGCGCTGTTCCAGCACGGCAAGATCCAGACCACCGAGACGAAGGCCCGGCGGCTCCGCCCGCTGGCCGAGCAGCTCATCACCAAGGCCAAGCGCGGCGACCTCGCCTCGCGTCGGCGGGTGGCGGGCGTCGTCAAGGACAAGGACGTGGTCTACTCCCTGTTCGACCAGATCGCGCCCCGGTACGCCAACCGCAACGGTGGCTACACCCGGATCGTGAAGACCGGTCCGCGCAAGGGTGACGCCGCTCCGATGGCGATCATCGAGCTGGTGGAGGAGCTTGCCGTCGCCGAGCCGAAGGCGAACCGGAAGACCGCCGCCCGCAAGGCCGCCCAGCAGGACAAGGTCGAGGCCCTGGCCCCGGCCGAGGAGGCCCCGAAGGCGAGCGCCGGTGACCAGGACGCGGAGGCTCCGGTCTCCGCCTCCGGCGACACCGCCGCCGCCCGTGAGGACAGCGACGAGGCCACCGAGAACGACAAGGCCTGATCGTAGGCAGCACCGTCGGGCCCGGCATCCCCTCGCGGGGTGCCGGGCCCGACGCCGTCAACGGAGGTACGAGGTGGACGAGCGGACCCGGCTGCGGCTGGACGTCTCGTACGACGGCACCGACTTCTCCGGTTGGGCCCCGCAGCCCACCCGGCGCACGGTGGCCGGGGTGCTCATGCAGACGCTCGATCTGGTCCTCGGCACGGGTACGGCCACCGGCCTGACCGTGGCCGGTCGCACCGACGCCGGGGTGCACGCCACCGGGCAGGTCTGCCACCTCGACCTGCCGACCGAGGTGTGGCGCGCGCACGAGGGGCGGCTGCTGCGCCGGCTGGCCCGGCTCCTGCCCACGGACGCCCGGGTCCGCGCGATGACCGAGGTGCCGGCCGACTTCGACGCCCGGTTCTCGGCCACCTTCCGCCGTTACGAGTACCGGGTCACCGACGCGCCCTGGGGCGCCGAGCCGCTGCGCCGGCGGGACACCCTGGCCTGGCCGAAGCCGCTGGACCTGACGGCGTTGAACGAGGCCGCGGCCGGTCTGGTCGGCGAGCACGACTTCGCCGCGTACTGCCGGCGCAAGGAGAACGCCACCACGCTGCGCGAGGTGACCCGGCTGGACTGGCGGCGCGACCCGGACGGCATCCTGGTCGCCACCGTGCAGGCCGACGCGTTCTGCCAGAACATGGTGCGCAGCCTGGTCGGCGCCATGCTCGTCGCCGGCGACGGGCGGCGGCCGGTCCACTGGCCGGCCGGCCTGCTGACCCGCCGGGAACGGTCGAGCGAGGTCACCGTGGCGCCCGCGCACGGCCTGGCCCTGGTCGAGGTGGGTTACCCCACCGATCCGGCCGGGTACGCCCGCCGCGCCGATCTCACCCGCCGGCTGCGGGTCCCGGTCGCCGAGGGCTGAGCCCGCCGCCGGCCGAGCGGCCCGCCACCGGATCAGGTGACGGGCCGCTCGGCCGGCGCGGGTCAGTCGTCCGAGCCCTGCTGGCCAGCGCTGTCGTCGGGGTCGTCGGTGGGTTGGCCGGCCGTACCGCCGGAGGCCCGGCGTTCCAGCACCCCCCGGTTGAGGTGCAGCTCGATCAGGTCGTACATGATCTCGCGAGCGGTCGCGTCGTCGGTCGGGATCCGCTCCCCGTCGGTGCGGGTGACCAGGCAGAAGGCGAGGTAGTGGCCGCGTACCTGCCAGCCGACGCGGGCGGCGGCCTTCTCCACCACCTCGGTGTCCTCGCCCGCGGCCATCCCCCGGAACCGCCCCTGCCGGTCGTCGAGCAGCGGCCGGAGCCGGTCGCGTACCCGTTGGGCGCTGGCCAGGTCGGTCAGGTTGAACAGTCCGGCGGTGAGCAGGTGGTCGCCGTCGGGGGAGCGGAGCGTGCCCCGGACGACCTGGTTGCAGCCGAGTCGCGTCAGCAGGTCGGCGATCTCGCCGGTGGCCGACACCGCGCAGTTCGTACTCGCCTGGGTCTTGAGCACCTGGTAGGCGGGCTTGCCGTCGGTGATCACCAGTTGCTTGCCGGGGAAGAGTTCCTTGGTGGTGAGCGCCGCCTGGTCGGTGTCCCGGGAGTCCAGGTCGGACCGGTCGGGCCTGTTCGGGTCGGCCTCGCCCGGCGGGGTGGTCGGCGCGCTGGCCGGTGGCGTGGTGGCCCGGTCGTCGAGCAGCGCCGCCACGGCCAGCCCGGTGAGCGAGAGCAGGAGCAGCACGGCCGCGCCCCCGATCAGCGTCCGCCAGAGGCCGCCGCCGCGTCGGTCGACCCGTCGGCCGCGGGGCAGCTCGGACACGTTCGTGGCGCGGAAGGACGGGCTGGCCGGGA
The genomic region above belongs to Micromonospora sp. WMMD1128 and contains:
- the rplQ gene encoding 50S ribosomal protein L17, coding for MPTPTKGPRLGGSPAHERLMLANLATALFQHGKIQTTETKARRLRPLAEQLITKAKRGDLASRRRVAGVVKDKDVVYSLFDQIAPRYANRNGGYTRIVKTGPRKGDAAPMAIIELVEELAVAEPKANRKTAARKAAQQDKVEALAPAEEAPKASAGDQDAEAPVSASGDTAAAREDSDEATENDKA
- the truA gene encoding tRNA pseudouridine(38-40) synthase TruA, which translates into the protein MDERTRLRLDVSYDGTDFSGWAPQPTRRTVAGVLMQTLDLVLGTGTATGLTVAGRTDAGVHATGQVCHLDLPTEVWRAHEGRLLRRLARLLPTDARVRAMTEVPADFDARFSATFRRYEYRVTDAPWGAEPLRRRDTLAWPKPLDLTALNEAAAGLVGEHDFAAYCRRKENATTLREVTRLDWRRDPDGILVATVQADAFCQNMVRSLVGAMLVAGDGRRPVHWPAGLLTRRERSSEVTVAPAHGLALVEVGYPTDPAGYARRADLTRRLRVPVAEG
- a CDS encoding DNA-directed RNA polymerase subunit alpha encodes the protein MLISQRPSLSEESINETRSRFTIEPLEPGFGYTLGNSLRRTLLSSIPGAAVTSIKIDGVLHEFTTIPGVKEDVVELVMNIKELCVSSEHDEPVSMYLRKQGPGDVTAGDIQPPAGVSVHNPDLKLATLNGKGRLDMELTVERGRGYVTAAQNKQAGAEIGRIPVDSIYSPVLKVTYRVEATRVEQRTDFDRLIIDVETKPSMGPRTALASAGSTLVELFGLARELDETAEGIDIGPSPQDAQLAADLALPIEELDLTVRSYNCLKREGINSVGELIGRTEADLLDIRNFGQKSIDEVKMKLAGMGLGLKDSAPNFDPAHVVDAFGEADYDTDDYRETEQL